From a single Micromonospora sp. WMMD1102 genomic region:
- a CDS encoding S8 family serine peptidase has translation MAVTVLAMTGGGSLANAAPSASAATGLYLVQFESPPIATYTGGVSGIAATRPSGGEKLNRRSESYSAYRDHIRAGRAQVLREAKVDNRKVVAEYDVVINGVAAELSGVEVARLSRTPGVWKLWKQEFSPLDTSHTPTFLGLDGPNGTWARQFGDVSRAGEGMIVGIVDSGISSDNPSFAPLPEPRPDVDIIAKKWTGECVDAPEAPVRCTNKIIGARYYKFGNRPIDAEFESPRDYNGHGSHTTSIAAGNNGVTAAVGGVTVGRISGIAPAARIAAYKACWQESGGGGGCGLLEEVAAIDDAVADGVDVLNFSISGPSDTVTDVVQLAFYNAAAAGVFVATSAGNTGPRAGTVGKTAPWVTTTASGTHGRTFEKSVTLGDGTTYTSAGFGDALPPTPLVDSVSVPAPGTPVTDAEFCRIGSLDPAKVAGTVVLCARGGQNIGRTDKSRAVKQAGGVGMIMYNPTDNTIDADIHVVPTVHVGTAEGVAIRAYLAGTANPTASMAAAAQKTLRAPQIASNSSAGPAIAAGGDLLKPDIMAPGVDVIAAVAPGGNAGENFASYSGTSMASPHIAGIAALVKQKNPTWTPMMVKSAIMTTASQVDNTGAAFQRVGGVAATPFDYGAGFVRPVDVFDPGLAYDSGPLDWARFVCGTGEQLVIGNNDCADYGSIDPSALNYPSIAVGDLTGKQTITRTVRNTTGKMGTYVSKIEAPEGHTVRVTPSTLLVRPDRTATYTVEITRTTAAYGSWSFGSLTWLDNDGHRVRSPIALRAVPIIAPARVALTGPSGSAEVSVRAGFTGTLTANVSGLVPSAVTTKHLVGRETAFNVTNPAEGPAVGKVTVTVPAGSKLARFATFDGDYPDGADIDLHIYKDGVRVASSGGSSSEESFMTTTAGTYDVYLVQYATAPGVTEQDVLLNAFVVSPSAAGNLTITPPEAAVTIGEQVSLTASWSGLTAATRYLGVIEYRDASTVRGQTIVMGTA, from the coding sequence ATGGCTGTCACCGTGCTCGCGATGACGGGAGGAGGAAGCCTGGCGAACGCCGCCCCATCGGCCTCCGCGGCGACCGGTCTCTACCTGGTGCAGTTCGAGAGCCCACCGATCGCGACCTACACCGGCGGAGTCAGCGGCATCGCCGCGACCAGGCCCTCCGGCGGGGAAAAGCTCAACCGCAGGTCCGAAAGCTACTCAGCCTACCGCGATCACATCCGGGCGGGGCGCGCCCAGGTGCTTCGCGAAGCGAAGGTTGATAACAGGAAGGTTGTCGCCGAGTACGACGTCGTCATCAACGGCGTCGCAGCGGAACTGAGTGGCGTTGAGGTCGCGCGACTAAGCCGCACTCCCGGGGTGTGGAAGCTTTGGAAGCAGGAGTTCTCCCCACTCGACACCAGTCACACGCCGACCTTTCTCGGTTTGGACGGCCCGAACGGCACCTGGGCCCGGCAGTTCGGCGACGTCTCGCGGGCCGGCGAGGGGATGATCGTCGGCATCGTGGACAGCGGAATCTCATCCGACAACCCCAGCTTCGCGCCGTTGCCCGAGCCGCGCCCCGACGTCGACATCATCGCCAAGAAGTGGACCGGGGAGTGTGTCGACGCCCCGGAAGCGCCGGTGCGGTGCACGAACAAGATTATTGGGGCCCGCTACTACAAGTTCGGCAACCGGCCCATCGACGCGGAGTTCGAGTCACCGCGCGACTACAACGGACACGGCTCGCACACGACGAGCATCGCGGCCGGCAACAACGGCGTCACCGCCGCCGTCGGCGGCGTGACCGTAGGCAGGATCAGCGGTATCGCACCGGCGGCGCGGATCGCGGCGTACAAGGCCTGTTGGCAGGAGTCCGGCGGGGGCGGCGGCTGTGGCCTCCTCGAGGAGGTCGCGGCGATCGACGACGCGGTGGCCGACGGTGTCGATGTCCTCAACTTCTCGATCAGCGGCCCCTCGGACACGGTGACTGACGTCGTCCAGTTGGCCTTCTACAACGCAGCCGCGGCTGGCGTCTTCGTCGCGACCTCGGCCGGCAACACCGGTCCGCGCGCCGGCACGGTCGGAAAAACCGCCCCCTGGGTCACCACGACGGCGTCGGGAACCCACGGTCGCACCTTCGAGAAGTCGGTGACGCTGGGCGACGGCACCACGTACACCTCGGCTGGCTTCGGCGACGCGTTGCCGCCGACCCCGCTGGTCGACTCGGTCAGCGTGCCGGCCCCCGGTACGCCGGTCACGGACGCGGAGTTCTGCAGGATCGGCTCCCTCGATCCGGCCAAGGTGGCCGGCACGGTCGTGCTTTGCGCCCGCGGGGGACAAAACATCGGCCGTACCGACAAGAGTCGCGCGGTCAAGCAGGCTGGCGGCGTAGGCATGATCATGTACAACCCGACGGACAATACGATCGACGCCGATATCCACGTCGTGCCGACCGTCCACGTCGGCACGGCCGAGGGCGTGGCTATCCGGGCCTATCTCGCTGGCACCGCCAACCCGACGGCATCGATGGCAGCAGCGGCGCAGAAGACGCTGCGCGCACCGCAGATCGCGAGTAACTCCTCGGCGGGTCCGGCCATCGCCGCCGGCGGTGACCTGCTCAAGCCGGATATCATGGCGCCGGGCGTTGACGTGATCGCCGCGGTGGCACCGGGCGGCAACGCCGGTGAGAACTTCGCGTCGTACTCCGGGACGTCGATGGCGAGCCCGCACATCGCCGGCATCGCCGCCTTGGTCAAGCAGAAGAACCCGACCTGGACGCCAATGATGGTCAAGTCTGCGATCATGACCACGGCGAGTCAGGTGGACAACACCGGGGCGGCTTTCCAACGCGTCGGTGGCGTCGCGGCGACCCCGTTCGACTACGGAGCCGGGTTCGTCCGCCCGGTTGACGTGTTCGACCCGGGTCTGGCATACGACTCCGGGCCGCTGGACTGGGCGCGGTTCGTCTGCGGCACCGGTGAGCAGTTGGTGATCGGCAACAATGACTGCGCCGACTACGGCTCGATCGATCCGAGCGCTCTCAACTACCCCTCGATCGCGGTCGGCGACCTGACCGGCAAGCAGACCATCACGCGTACGGTGCGTAACACCACCGGCAAGATGGGCACGTACGTGTCGAAGATCGAGGCTCCCGAGGGCCACACGGTGCGGGTCACCCCGTCGACGCTGCTCGTGCGGCCGGATCGGACGGCGACGTACACGGTGGAGATCACCCGCACGACCGCTGCCTACGGCTCCTGGTCCTTCGGCTCGCTCACCTGGCTGGACAACGATGGCCACAGGGTACGCAGCCCCATCGCGCTGCGGGCGGTCCCGATCATCGCGCCGGCCAGGGTAGCCCTCACCGGACCCAGCGGCTCCGCCGAGGTCTCGGTGCGCGCTGGCTTCACCGGCACGCTGACGGCCAACGTCAGCGGCCTCGTGCCATCGGCGGTCACCACCAAGCACTTGGTGGGCAGGGAGACCGCCTTCAACGTCACGAACCCCGCGGAGGGGCCGGCGGTGGGTAAGGTGACCGTCACCGTTCCCGCCGGAAGCAAGCTGGCCCGGTTCGCCACCTTTGACGGTGACTATCCGGACGGCGCGGACATCGATCTGCACATATACAAAGATGGCGTCCGTGTGGCCAGCAGCGGCGGCAGCAGTTCGGAAGAGTCGTTCATGACCACCACGGCGGGCACCTACGACGTTTACCTGGTGCAGTACGCCACCGCTCCCGGCGTGACCGAGCAGGACGTGCTGTTGAACGCCTTCGTGGTTTCGCCCAGCGCAGCGGGCAACCTGACCATCACCCCGCCCGAGGCCGCCGTGACCATCGGAGAGCAGGTGAGCCTGACGGCCAGCTGGTCGGGGCTGACTGCGGCGACCCGCTACCTGGGTGTCATCGAGTACCGCGACGCCTCGACGGTGCGCGGTCAAACCATCGTCATGGGAACCGCCTGA